In Fluviicola taffensis DSM 16823, the following are encoded in one genomic region:
- a CDS encoding PKD domain-containing protein: protein MRLVLLFLVISTFGFSQTPPTAQFTASPLIVCLEENIHFTSQSTAGSSPITSYSWDFGDGNASTTQNPNHVYSAPGTYTVTLTVQASNGQADFELKAAYVKVNPKPTPNFTLTPNGCSLPVSVSFSNTTTGASSYAWNFGNTQTSTLQNPPAVNYTTAGTYNATLIATNSFGCKDTIVKPIVISNFQAGITAPATACQNTPVSITNSSTVGSNTWNWSFPGGSPTTSTSQNNTIVYSTPGTYTISLTTQNTSLGCSGSTTKQITILPRPVPSFTANPTTGCAPQGVTFTNTSPSGTNFQWTFGDGSTFTGQNPPIHTYQNNGTFNVTLTMTGANGCPGSISLNAVTLTPPVAGFTSTDTAGCDPLTVTFIDTSSASIPITSWLWTFGDGTTFNGQNPPPHIYNLGVYTVSLTITTQTGCQGTMTIPAYIEVGKVDLVNFTIDQTPECAKRSIHFENQSVVLTPHTSDEVTYHWDFGDGGTSDQESPDYSYSQDTGFFDVRLIVTFRGCSDTLIMPNAVYIKAPISLFSPAQTLYCNPNSLPVNVVVNDQSKIGAIPDDCSMIWRWGDGTTTSFDDPDFDDANLGSTNHNYSNYGTYTIKQVIHNFTTGCSDSTTQIIHISRTDAVIAGISNDSVCVNSPISLLDNSTSSHPFGTYSWNMGNGQTITGANPSYSYPSFGTFAITLTATNSVGCADNAVFSPMTALALPMAQVTPNDNAGCAPFVVTFSNGSSLQNNGVNLASFLFTFNDNNTTQSTTNVGTTVNHTYNTEGTFTVTLVATDQFGCISAPATTSVSITKPTALFTIDPVVCNLENVSTVNASSGLAPVTYQWFVDGSQVGTGTDYAHAYNEPLNASTDHFTHGYVLIATDANGCKDTLSSTLTVSTPVSIPNYTFSGAATNANGDYLCPPVFAALTDQSLSYGTISNYSWLFGDGKTSVLENPNNTYVFPGTYSLSLSITDEFGCTSDTTYIDYLTIFGPVANPSWTQNAGGCGQTVVFDIGATSFLETIVWNTGDGTLVNDSTNFTYSYHDVNTFNPTLTVTDSNNCEVIYPMNPITIPDVGLNAYYEVYPPIIDLGTTVEFDDQSTSASGIVEWTWNMNPNPQIVNNTGASVTTNYYSPGTYTVTLIVQDVNGCFDTYTSSVNVVGDFEMPNIITPNGDATNEYFSFKYDIFKSFDIVILNRWGNVVHEGKNQTTGYFWDGKTQSGQICSEGVYFYKLNGILKDNSNIQKTGFVTLIR from the coding sequence ATGCGTTTAGTGCTTTTATTCCTAGTCATTTCCACTTTTGGATTTTCTCAAACACCACCAACAGCTCAATTTACGGCATCGCCATTGATTGTTTGTTTGGAGGAAAACATTCATTTCACTAGCCAATCAACGGCTGGTAGCTCACCAATCACTTCCTATTCTTGGGATTTTGGAGACGGAAATGCATCAACTACTCAAAATCCAAACCACGTCTATAGCGCGCCAGGAACTTATACTGTAACATTAACAGTGCAAGCTTCCAATGGTCAGGCCGATTTCGAATTGAAGGCTGCGTATGTGAAAGTAAATCCAAAACCAACCCCAAACTTCACGCTAACACCAAATGGTTGTAGCTTGCCAGTAAGTGTTAGTTTCTCCAATACAACAACTGGAGCCTCTTCTTACGCTTGGAACTTTGGAAATACGCAAACTTCTACTTTACAAAATCCTCCTGCTGTTAACTACACCACTGCTGGAACATACAATGCAACATTAATTGCTACCAATAGTTTTGGATGTAAGGATACAATTGTAAAACCGATTGTGATTTCTAATTTTCAAGCTGGAATAACTGCACCTGCAACTGCTTGTCAGAACACACCAGTTTCAATTACAAATAGCTCTACGGTTGGATCAAACACTTGGAACTGGTCTTTTCCTGGTGGCTCTCCTACTACTTCTACCTCCCAAAACAACACGATTGTGTACTCAACTCCGGGAACTTACACCATTAGTTTAACGACTCAAAATACAAGTCTTGGATGCTCAGGCTCAACCACCAAACAAATAACGATATTGCCAAGACCAGTTCCTTCTTTCACGGCCAACCCAACAACAGGTTGTGCGCCACAAGGAGTTACTTTCACCAATACAAGTCCCAGTGGAACGAACTTTCAATGGACATTCGGAGATGGCTCCACTTTCACTGGACAAAACCCACCGATTCATACGTATCAAAACAATGGAACTTTTAACGTAACATTGACAATGACTGGAGCAAATGGCTGTCCAGGTTCAATTAGCTTAAATGCAGTTACGCTTACTCCTCCGGTTGCAGGTTTCACCAGCACAGACACTGCAGGTTGCGATCCGCTCACCGTTACTTTTATAGATACTTCATCAGCAAGTATTCCAATTACAAGCTGGTTATGGACTTTTGGAGATGGAACTACTTTTAATGGGCAAAATCCACCACCTCATATTTACAACTTGGGTGTTTACACTGTTTCGTTGACAATCACTACTCAAACGGGCTGTCAAGGAACAATGACTATTCCGGCTTATATTGAAGTAGGAAAAGTAGACTTAGTAAATTTCACTATCGATCAAACGCCAGAATGTGCGAAGCGATCCATCCATTTTGAAAATCAGTCGGTTGTTTTAACTCCTCATACTTCTGATGAAGTTACTTATCACTGGGATTTTGGCGATGGTGGAACTTCGGATCAAGAAAGTCCGGATTACTCCTATTCTCAAGATACTGGATTCTTTGACGTGAGGTTGATTGTAACCTTCAGAGGATGTAGCGATACGTTAATCATGCCAAATGCAGTTTATATCAAAGCACCTATCAGCTTATTTTCACCTGCTCAAACCTTATATTGTAATCCAAATAGCCTACCTGTCAATGTAGTTGTAAATGATCAATCAAAAATTGGAGCAATCCCAGATGATTGTTCGATGATATGGCGTTGGGGAGATGGTACAACTACCAGTTTTGACGATCCTGATTTTGATGATGCAAATTTAGGATCTACCAATCACAATTATTCCAATTATGGAACGTACACCATTAAGCAAGTGATTCACAATTTCACTACTGGATGTTCTGATAGTACTACTCAAATCATTCACATTTCGAGAACGGATGCTGTTATCGCAGGAATTTCTAATGATAGTGTTTGTGTAAATTCACCCATTTCACTTTTAGATAATTCCACATCATCTCATCCTTTTGGAACGTACTCTTGGAACATGGGTAATGGACAAACAATTACAGGTGCGAATCCAAGCTACTCCTATCCGAGTTTTGGAACCTTTGCAATTACTTTAACAGCAACGAATAGCGTTGGCTGTGCAGACAATGCTGTATTTAGTCCAATGACCGCATTAGCCCTTCCAATGGCACAAGTAACACCCAATGATAATGCAGGTTGCGCACCCTTTGTAGTGACATTTAGTAATGGCTCAAGTCTCCAAAACAATGGGGTTAATTTAGCATCTTTCTTGTTTACATTTAATGATAACAATACAACTCAATCTACTACAAATGTTGGAACAACAGTAAATCACACCTACAATACCGAAGGAACATTTACTGTTACATTGGTTGCTACAGATCAATTCGGGTGTATTTCTGCTCCAGCAACTACTTCTGTTTCCATCACAAAGCCAACGGCACTTTTCACCATTGATCCTGTAGTTTGTAATTTGGAAAATGTAAGTACCGTTAATGCTTCTTCTGGATTAGCGCCTGTAACTTACCAATGGTTTGTTGATGGATCGCAAGTAGGGACAGGAACCGATTATGCCCATGCATACAATGAACCTTTAAATGCTTCAACAGATCATTTTACACACGGATACGTTTTGATAGCAACAGATGCAAATGGATGTAAAGACACACTTTCATCCACTTTAACGGTTTCAACTCCTGTTTCAATTCCAAATTACACTTTTAGTGGAGCAGCAACAAACGCAAATGGAGACTATTTATGCCCACCAGTATTCGCTGCATTGACCGATCAATCATTATCATACGGAACCATATCAAATTACAGTTGGCTATTTGGAGACGGAAAAACTTCTGTATTAGAAAACCCGAACAATACCTATGTATTTCCTGGAACCTACAGTTTGAGTTTATCAATCACGGATGAATTTGGTTGTACATCTGATACAACTTATATTGACTATCTAACCATTTTCGGACCAGTTGCAAATCCTTCGTGGACACAAAATGCAGGTGGCTGCGGTCAAACTGTAGTATTCGATATCGGAGCAACTAGTTTCTTAGAAACCATCGTTTGGAATACGGGAGATGGCACACTCGTAAATGATTCAACAAACTTCACGTATAGCTATCACGATGTAAACACCTTCAATCCAACACTCACAGTAACAGATAGTAATAATTGTGAAGTGATTTACCCAATGAATCCAATTACAATTCCTGACGTTGGCTTAAACGCTTATTACGAAGTGTATCCTCCAATAATTGATTTAGGAACTACCGTTGAATTCGACGATCAATCGACCTCAGCTTCTGGAATTGTTGAATGGACATGGAATATGAATCCAAATCCGCAAATTGTTAATAATACGGGAGCATCTGTTACAACGAATTATTATTCTCCAGGAACATATACTGTGACCCTAATTGTTCAAGATGTGAATGGTTGTTTTGATACATACACCTCCTCCGTAAATGTTGTAGGAGATTTTGAAATGCCAAATATCATCACTCCAAATGGGGATGCGACAAATGAATATTTTTCATTCAAATACGACATTTTCAAGTCATTTGACATCGTTATCTTAAACCGTTGGGGAAATGTTGTTCACGAAGGTAAAAATCAAACCACAGGGTACTTTTGGGATGGGAAAACACAGAGTGGACAAATTTGCAGCGAAGGAGTTTACTTTTACAAATTAAATGGCATTTTAAAAGACAATTCTAATATCCAAAAAACAGGATTTGTTACATTAATTCGATAA
- the rnhA gene encoding ribonuclease HI, whose protein sequence is MSAFIEIYTDGSSRGNPGPGGYGVILKYKSSLKELSQGFRLTTNNRMELIAVIIALESLKTTSIPIKVYSDSKYVIDSIQKRWVNSWQSKGFAKKKNKDLWMRYLKIEKQFQIEFIWVRGHNGHPENERCDILAVEAALGKNLIVDTYFEEVQQHED, encoded by the coding sequence GTGTCAGCATTTATAGAAATATATACAGATGGTTCGTCTCGTGGTAATCCTGGACCAGGAGGTTATGGAGTAATTTTAAAATACAAATCTTCCCTAAAAGAACTTTCACAAGGATTTCGACTAACTACAAATAATCGAATGGAGCTTATTGCTGTCATAATAGCCTTGGAAAGCCTTAAAACCACTAGTATTCCTATCAAAGTATATTCTGATTCAAAATATGTAATCGACTCCATCCAAAAAAGATGGGTAAATAGCTGGCAATCAAAAGGTTTTGCGAAAAAGAAAAACAAAGATCTATGGATGCGTTACTTGAAGATTGAAAAGCAGTTTCAGATTGAATTCATTTGGGTAAGAGGCCATAATGGACATCCCGAAAATGAACGATGTGATATTTTAGCCGTTGAAGCTGCTTTGGGTAAAAATCTCATTGTCGATACTTACTTTGAAGAAGTTCAACAACACGAAGATTAG
- a CDS encoding aminopeptidase P N-terminal domain-containing protein, which produces MKYFQINKDLFSQNRKKFAAKMAKNTLAVFNSNDIYPVSADGTLPFSQHRDIFYLSGVDQEESILVLFPTASNEAHREVLFLKETNDHIAVWEGAKLNKEQAFETAGIKTVYWLQQFPTIFKQLMAEAEGIYLNTNEHLRADTTVQTREDRFIIEVKKDYPAHQTHKSAPIMHQIRSVKEKIELELMQTACDITEKGFRRILGFVKPGVWEYEIEAEFSHEFLRNRSKGWAYTPIVASGKNACVLHYIENNLQCQDGDVILLDVGAEYANYSSDMSRSIPVNGKFTPRQKDVYNAVLRVKNQAEKLLVSGTMMAEYHKEVGRLMESELLGLKLLDQTDIKNQDPNWPAYKKYFMHGTSHFLGLDTHDVGLWNVPIEANMVFTCEPGIYIPEEGLGIRIEDNLVIQASGEPFNLMRNIPIEVDEIETLMNQK; this is translated from the coding sequence ATGAAGTATTTCCAAATAAACAAAGATCTTTTTAGTCAGAATCGCAAGAAATTTGCTGCAAAAATGGCAAAAAACACATTGGCTGTTTTCAATTCGAATGACATTTATCCAGTTAGTGCAGATGGAACCTTGCCTTTCTCGCAACATAGAGATATTTTTTATTTATCAGGAGTTGATCAGGAAGAAAGTATTTTAGTTCTTTTTCCTACGGCAAGCAATGAAGCACATCGTGAAGTTCTTTTTCTGAAAGAAACCAACGACCACATTGCCGTTTGGGAAGGAGCAAAATTAAATAAAGAACAAGCCTTTGAAACCGCTGGAATAAAAACAGTTTATTGGTTGCAGCAATTCCCCACAATCTTCAAGCAATTAATGGCAGAAGCAGAAGGAATTTATTTGAATACAAACGAGCATTTACGTGCAGATACAACTGTTCAAACACGTGAAGACCGGTTTATTATCGAAGTAAAAAAGGACTATCCTGCGCATCAAACACATAAAAGCGCGCCAATTATGCATCAGATACGCTCGGTGAAAGAAAAAATCGAATTGGAGCTAATGCAAACCGCATGTGACATTACTGAAAAGGGATTTAGAAGAATTTTAGGATTTGTAAAGCCTGGAGTTTGGGAATACGAAATTGAAGCTGAATTCTCGCATGAATTTCTAAGAAACCGATCGAAAGGTTGGGCATACACTCCAATTGTAGCGTCGGGTAAAAACGCATGTGTACTTCATTACATTGAAAACAATTTACAATGTCAGGATGGCGATGTCATTCTTCTAGATGTTGGTGCTGAATATGCTAATTACTCATCGGATATGTCGCGCAGTATCCCTGTAAACGGGAAATTTACGCCACGCCAGAAAGACGTTTACAACGCGGTGCTACGTGTCAAAAATCAAGCTGAAAAATTACTAGTTTCAGGAACGATGATGGCGGAATATCACAAGGAAGTCGGACGATTGATGGAATCTGAATTACTCGGATTAAAGTTGTTGGATCAGACAGACATTAAAAATCAAGACCCTAATTGGCCAGCTTACAAAAAGTACTTCATGCATGGAACATCACATTTCCTTGGACTTGACACGCACGATGTTGGTTTATGGAATGTTCCCATTGAGGCAAACATGGTATTTACGTGCGAACCAGGAATTTACATTCCAGAAGAAGGTTTAGGCATTCGTATCGAGGATAATTTAGTCATTCAAGCAAGCGGAGAACCGTTTAATTTGATGAGAAATATCCCTATTGAAGTAGATGAAATTGAAACATTGATGAATCAAAAATAA
- a CDS encoding alpha/beta fold hydrolase codes for MGDELLNYRVSGNGNPVIFLHGFMEDLSMWDEVIPHLSIQAICIDLPGHGLSSVDLDSTPSILSMAKEVEKIITLKKIQQAIVVGHSMGGYVGMELMKLVPTLEHLILFHSHPWSDSEDKKRDRERVANLMLTKASVFIREAIPNLFHNPTNFKNAIEYYIQLADKMDPRAIGWAALAMKNRFDLAYIMEKKPEKFTVISGENDKLIQVSLLDSFCKQNKISSIILPNVGHMAHEENREEVIALLNTIF; via the coding sequence ATGGGAGATGAATTATTGAATTACAGGGTTTCTGGAAATGGAAATCCTGTAATTTTTTTACATGGGTTCATGGAAGACTTGAGTATGTGGGATGAAGTTATTCCTCATCTTTCCATCCAAGCAATTTGCATCGATTTACCTGGACATGGCTTAAGTTCTGTAGACTTAGATTCAACACCTTCTATTTTATCAATGGCAAAGGAAGTTGAAAAAATAATCACTCTAAAAAAAATCCAACAAGCTATTGTTGTAGGCCATTCAATGGGTGGATATGTCGGAATGGAGCTCATGAAACTCGTTCCAACTTTGGAGCATTTAATTCTTTTCCATTCGCACCCTTGGAGCGACTCAGAAGACAAAAAAAGAGATCGTGAACGCGTAGCAAATTTGATGCTCACAAAAGCCTCTGTTTTCATCCGTGAAGCTATTCCAAACTTATTTCACAATCCGACTAACTTTAAAAATGCTATTGAATACTACATTCAATTAGCAGACAAAATGGATCCAAGAGCAATTGGTTGGGCAGCATTGGCTATGAAAAATCGATTTGATTTGGCGTACATCATGGAAAAGAAGCCAGAGAAATTCACTGTAATCAGCGGGGAAAATGATAAATTAATCCAAGTTTCCTTACTTGATTCTTTTTGCAAACAAAACAAAATCTCGTCCATTATCCTTCCAAATGTTGGGCACATGGCCCATGAGGAAAATCGAGAAGAGGTGATTGCATTATTGAATACCATATTTTAA
- a CDS encoding LytR/AlgR family response regulator transcription factor — MEPKRLRALVIDDEEYARKNLIMMLDDFCPEIEVIGEASGKDQAKALITASKPDVIFLDIRMPSGAEGFELLEEVEEKNFLVVFVTAFKDYAIRAFNASAVYYLLKPIDIDDLRVGVEKLVEANTVFAQDPENYVTYFRSLRNLSDQLLRNKPNNRIAISHTKGLKIVEDNTISHLEASGNCTTIYFNDGTRYLDTRTLKIYENILNPAKFFRVHKSHIINLNNLAEYVNDDGHFAVLKTGLRIPVARNRVTDFVKMLKEG, encoded by the coding sequence ATGGAACCGAAAAGACTTCGCGCATTAGTCATTGATGATGAAGAATACGCTCGCAAAAATTTAATCATGATGCTAGATGATTTCTGTCCAGAAATCGAAGTCATCGGTGAAGCTTCTGGTAAAGATCAAGCAAAAGCATTGATTACGGCAAGTAAGCCTGATGTTATTTTCCTCGATATTCGTATGCCCAGTGGAGCTGAAGGATTTGAATTGCTGGAAGAAGTCGAAGAGAAAAATTTCTTAGTAGTATTTGTTACAGCATTCAAAGATTATGCAATTCGCGCTTTCAATGCAAGCGCGGTTTATTACCTCTTAAAACCAATCGATATTGATGATTTAAGAGTCGGAGTAGAAAAATTAGTGGAAGCAAACACCGTTTTCGCACAAGATCCTGAAAATTATGTCACTTATTTCAGAAGTTTGCGCAATTTATCGGATCAATTACTTCGCAACAAACCCAATAATAGAATTGCGATTAGTCATACAAAAGGATTGAAAATTGTAGAAGACAATACCATCTCTCATTTGGAAGCTAGTGGAAATTGTACAACCATCTATTTCAATGATGGAACACGTTATTTAGATACCCGAACATTGAAAATTTATGAGAATATCTTAAATCCAGCAAAATTCTTCCGAGTTCATAAATCACACATCATCAATTTAAACAATTTGGCAGAATACGTCAATGATGATGGGCATTTTGCAGTTCTTAAAACGGGTTTACGTATTCCTGTTGCAAGAAACCGAGTAACAGACTTCGTTAAAATGTTGAAAGAAGGATGA